GTTTCTACCGGCGCCAAGCAATCCCTGTTCAATATTGCGCAGGTCATGATCAACGAAGGCGACGAAGTAATCCTTCCGGCGCCATACTGGGTGAGTTATTACGAAATCATTAAGATTGCAGGCGGTGTGCCTGTTGAAGTCCCAACGTCCGTTGACAGCGATTTCAAGATTACACCGGAGCAACTCGAAAAAGCCATTACGCCAAAAACAAAAATGATCTGGTACAGTTCGCCCTGCAATCCCAGCGGCTCGGTGTACAACCGGGAAGAGTTGACTGCCTTGTCAAAAGTATTGGAAAACCATCCACAGATTTACGTCGTTTCCGACGAAATATACGAACACATCAATTTCTCCGGAACCTTCTGCAGCATCGCCAGCATTCCCGGCATGTTCGAAAGAACGATTACCGTGAATGGCGTAGCGAAAGCATTCGCGATGACCGGCTGGAGAATCGGTTATATCGGCGCACCCGAAATCATCGCCAAAGCCTGTACCAAAATGCAGGGGCAGGTAACCAGCGGCGCCAACAGTATTGCACAACGCGCGACCATCACTGCCGTTGACGCTGATCCGTCCGTTTTGAAGGATATGGTAAAGGCTTTCCACAGCAGGCGCGACCTGGTTGTCGGACTTATACGTGAAATCCCCGGCTTAAAATTGAATGTCCCTGAAGGCGCATTCTATGTATTCCCTGACGTGTCTTCCTTCTTCGGAAAAACATTAAAAGGCACTAAAATCAAAAACGCCGACGACTTCTCGATGTATCTGCTTGCTGAAGCCAACGTCGCGACCGTCACGGGCGACGCTTTCGGCAATCCGGATTGCATCCGAATCTCTTACGCTACCAGCGAAGAACTGCTGTCCGAAGCAATGAAAAGGATCAAAGAAGCACTAGCATAACATACGCCCCGGATTTTCGGGGCTTTTTATTTGATAATTATTTGGGCGTTGCCCTGCGGGCCGGGCTTTCGGCTTTATCTTTTTGGATTTACCTTCCGCTACGCTACAGTTCAATCCAAAAAGGATATCGCCTCAATCCCTAACGCAAACGTTCCTAACCTGAACCTATGAACAAAAAAATACTACTCCTCGGCTCCGGCGAACTTGGCAAGGAATTCGTCATCGCCGCACAACGTATCGGCCAGACGGTCATCGCGGTCGACAGTTATGAAAACGCCCCGGCCATGCAGGTCGCACACGGATTCGAAGTCATCAACATGCTCGACGGCAACGCGCTTGATGCGATTGTCGCCAAACACCAACCGGACTTTATCGTCCCGGAAATAGAGGCCATCAGAACCGAACGCTTTTACGATTATGAAAAGCAGGGCATTACCGTCGTCCCCTCGGCTAAGGCGGCAAATTTTACGATGAACCGAAAAGCGATACGCGACCTGGCGGCGAAAGAACTGGGACTGAAAACCGCGAATTTCCGTTATGCCACCACCGCCGAGGAATTGCGAAAAGCGGTCGCAGAAATCGGAATTCCCTGTGTGGTAAAGCCGCTCATGTCATCGTCCGGCAAAGGGCAGTCTACCATTAAAACGGAATCGGATATTGACAAAGCGTGGAATTATGCTGTTGAAGGTTCGCGTGGTGATGTGGTGGAAGTGATTGTGGAAGCATTTGTAAAATTCAATTCTGAAATCACGTTGCTGACCGTCACCCAAAATAACGGCCCTACCCTATTCTGCGCCCCGATCGGCCACCGTCAGGAGCGCGGGGATTACCAGGAAAGCTGGCAACCGGCAAGGATTTCGGACAAGGATTTGTATGAGGCGCAGGATATGGCTGAGAAAGTCACCGAAGCTTTGGGCGGCGCCGGACTGTTCGGGGTAGAATTCTTCCTGGCTGATGATGGCGTGTATTTTTCGGAATTGTCGCCGAGACCGCATGATACGGGCATGGTCACCTTAGCCGGAACACAAAATTTCAATGAATTCGAGTTGCATCTGAGGGCGATCTTAAGCCTTCCGATTTTTGAAATAAAACTGGAGAAAGTTGGCGCAAGCGCCGTGATCCTCGCATCGGACAACAGCGATCATCCGACTTTCACTGGAATTGAAAACGTGGCGGGCCTTTCTAAAACAGATTTTCGTATCTTCGGCAAACCGACTTCAAGGCCATACCGCCGAATGGGCGTGGTGTTGACCCATGACACTTTGGAAACCGACGTGGAAGCAGTGGTCGAAAAGGCGAAGTCGGCAGCTAAATTAATTACCGTAAATTCTTAAATATTATGAAAAAAGTATTTTTTATCGCATTTGCGTTCGTGTCTTTTGCAGTTAGCGCACAGGAAAAAATAAAAGACAAGGTCGTCGAGGTATCATGTGGCGAATGCCAATTCCACATGAAAGGCAAAGGCTGCGACATGGCCATCCGCATGGACAAAAAGACCTATTTCGTGGATGGCGACAAGCTCGACAAACATGGCGATGCGCATGCCGATGACGGAATGTGCAATGCGATTCGCGAAGCAAAGGTATCCGGGGAAATCGTAGGGGACCGATTCAAGGCAACCTCCATCGAACTGCTGCCTGCCAAGAAAAAAGGATAATAGCAGGATTATTTGCTAAAATAAAAAACCGGAACGCCACGTCCCGGTTTTTTTATGCGCTATTGTGAGCGAATCCTTTAGGGAAACCTACTTCTTCAAATTTCGGTTTTCAAAAGTGGTCACATCGATGATCTTTTCATTGTCGACATCAAAAGAAATGTAAATGCTGTCCCCGGCCGCAGTGACGGGCAACTCATTTGACAATTGTGAGGAACCTACGAAAATATTCGGATAATCCTTGACCGTAAAATAGTAAAAACTGTTGCCATTCTTCACATCGCTTTGGATTCTGGATACCACGGTTTTCAACGTTTTGCGGTTGTCCTGGCTGCCCGGGTTAATCTTATTTCCGGCCATGTTGTAGACGCTTTTATAGGCCGACAAAGCTTCGCGCATGCTGTTGCCAACACCTACGATCGTATAATCACTGATTGAAACCATTGCATACATTTTGACCAGTCCGCCTTCATCCTTCAGCGTCATGACGTATGTGGGGATGTTGTTGATGTTGTAAGGAATGGGCAGCGACGCGCGGTATCCTTTTTCCTGCACTTTGCCCTCGGCGGAACTTTGGGCCGCGAACTCGGTGGCACCGCTTTGTCCGTAGATGGTGGTCTCCTTTGTGCGTGTATCCACAAGTACGAATCCTACAGCCGATTCTTCCTTACCAACCGAACTGATGCCCGTATACCAGTAAGAACGGTTATTCTGTCCATACACCAACGTCAGCCCTTCGGTAATCATCAGCTTGTCACGATTCGACCAGTTCCAGTAGCCATGCACATAATCACCCCAATCTGAAAGTTGGTCCTGTATGAACGAAATCGGCTGCACGCGGTCTACCCACGCCGGTGTCTCGTCAATCCCGTAAGCATTCATCGCGCCGGTTTCGGCATCGACGACCACTACACCGGTGGCGTCGTTTCCTGCAAAACCGATTTTCTTTTTATAAGTTGTGACGACCCAGAACGGACGCCCGGAGTCGTCAATCTCGAAATTAAAGTCCTCGAGGCCTACGGACATGTATCCGTTGAAATACAGATGCCTTTCGATTTGCGAGCCGAAGAACGCAGCCGGCTGGTATTTGATGCGGATTGGTTTGCCGTCGACCTTTTCCACGAGTTTCACATCACGCTCATTCGTTGCGGAGACCATCACGTAGCCCGGCGTACCCTCGGAATTGCTGAACCATTTGAAAAAACCGGTGTGAAGCAGCGGCGCTACCCAATACAAATCGTGATTCACTTTCTGAATAGTGAAATCGCCAATCTCTACCTGGCTGCCAAGCGCCGGCTGAGAGCCGAGAATTTTCTCGCCGAGCAGGTAAGCCAGCGGCTCATCGACCACCCGGATCTCATCTATCGAAATCGGTGCAATGTGGTTTGATATTTTCTGCCCGCTCTCCACTTTCCCGATCATATTGCGGTATGCGTCAGTATGGAATATCGGGGCGGTTGTAACGAGCGGTACAATGGTCATGTAGGCCAGGATAGCCAGTAAAACCCATCCGAAAACCCGGTTCGGTTTTGAAATAAACCTGAATTTCTTGCGGTCTTCGCTCAGTCCCACCTTCGTAAAAAGCAGCATCCCTGCCAGCACGAGCAACAGCAGCATCAACGGCAGTTGTATGAAACCATAGTTCAGTACCGGATGGCCGAAATACAGGAACAGGAAAATGATGAACAGGAACAACAACGGGGATAAAAATCTTTTCATGGTGTTTTGTTTTGGTTTTGGCGATTAGTCGCGCGAACAGGAAATTGTTACGACACGCGAGCCGTCCTAAAGTAGCAAAAAATACTTATTTTTGCGCCAACAGATGAACTTAAACCAAAAAAAATGAAAGCATACGTATTTCCAGGACAGGGTGCGCAATTCACCGGCATGGGTAAAGATTTATATGAAACTTCCGAATTGGCCAAATCGCTGTTCGAAAAAGCCAATGACATCCTTGGATTCCGTATCACGGACATCATGTTTGAAGGAACGGCGGAAGAACTGAAACAGACCAATGTCACCCAGCCGGCAGTCTTCTTGCATTCGGTCATATTGGCGAAAACATTGGGCGGGGATTTCCAGCCAGATATGGTGGCCGGGCATTCGCTTGGTGAATTTTCAGCTTTGGTAGCCAATGGTACGCTGACCTTTGAAGACGCGCTGAAACTCGTGTCACAACGGGCAGCTGCAATGCAGAAAGCCTGCGAAATTACCCCGTCGACCATGGCGGCCGTTTTGGGCTTGGACGATAAGATTGTGGAAGACGTCTGCGCGTCGATAGACGGTGTAGTTGTGGCGGCGAATTACAATTGCCCCGGCCAACTGGTGATTTCCGGTGAAACCACGGCGGTTGAAAAAGCGTGTGAAGCGATGAAGGCTGCCGGCGCCAAAAGGGCTTTGATATTGCCCGTTGGCGGTGCGTTTCACTCGCCGATGATGGAACCGGCCCGGGAAGAACTCGCTGCCGCGATTGAAGCAACCGCATTCTCTACCCCAATCTGTCCCGTGTACCAGAACGTAACGGCATCCGCAGTTTCCGATCCATCGGAAATAAAGAAAAACCTGATTATCCAACTCACTGCCCCGGTTAAATGGACGCAATCCGTACAGCAGATGATTAAAGACGGTGCAACCTCATTTACCGAAATTGGTCCGGGAAAAGTTTTGACGGGATTGGTCAGTAAAATCGACCGGGAAGTCGCCACAGAAAATATTTAATGCGCCAGGCTTAACAAGCAGTACATAGAAAAAGCTATTGCCATTGCAATAGCTTTTTTATTTATCCATATTCAGTCGATGGTCCTGATTTTGCGCTCCCAGTTCCATGCGTCCCGCATCGCATCTTCAAGCGATAACTCCGCTTCCCAACCCAGGATTTCATTGGCCTTCCGCGTATCGGCGTAGGCTTCAATTACGTCGCCCGGCCTTCTCTCAACCAATTTGTACGGCAGTTTTTTACCGCTGACTTTTTCAAATGCGTGGATGACTTCCAATACTGAACTTCCGGTCCCTGTGCCGAGGTTGAAGGTTTCCACCTTCGCTACATTCTGTTTGTTCAGCAACCTTTCCATAGCTATGACATGTGCTTTCGCCACGTCTACCACGTGGATGTAGTCACGCACACAAGTCCCGTCGTTGGTGGGATAATCCGCACCATAAACAGAAACTTCCTTTCGCAGGCCCGCAGCGGTCTGAGTAATAAAAGGCACCAAATTTTGGGGAACGCCCAATGGCAACTCCCCGATTTCTGCCGAGGCATGCGCTCCGATAGGATTGAAATACCGCAGTAAAACGGCATTGATGTTACTGATATTCGCCACATCCCGGATGATTTCCTCACCCACCTGTTTTGTATTTCCGTAAGGTGACATTGCAGGCTGTATCGGAGCGGCTTCAGTAATGGGCATGGTGACGGCCTGTCCGTAAACGGTGCATGACGAACTGAAGATAAAATTCGCTTCCGCTAATTGCTGCAACTGCTGCAACAGGTATACCAGTGCACCGATGTTGTTCTCGTAATACAGCAACGGATCCTGCACGCTTTCGCCAACGGCTTTCGACGCGGCAAAGTGAATGACGCCCTTCAGGTCCGGATATTTTTTGAAAAAGCCGACAACGTCCTGCTTTTCCCTTAGATCGATTTTCTCGAAAATGGGCCTCACGCCGGCGATGGCCTCAATGCCATCAAGGACCTGCTCCGAAGCATTGGACAGGTTATCAATCACAATGACTTCAAAACCCCTGCCAATAAGTTCCACCGCGGTGTGTGACCCGATGAAACCAAGGCCTCCGGTTACGGCTATTTTCATAATTTAAATTACTTTTTGGGTTGCAGCGTAAAATCGAATAAAGGTTCGCCAACCTTGTCCTTATAAATATACTTCAGGCTGAATTGGTTGTTCCTGATAACCCCCATTTTCGGGTTCTGATCGAGGTTATCCTGCGCTTTGGCTTTGATTTCTGTCATCGCCGGACTCATGTCCTGCGGCAGACTGTCCTTCAGCTTTAATATGACGTAGTGGTAGTTGACCGTCTTTTCTGATAGTGTAACGCTGTCGAGTCGGGTCATCTCATCGATTTTCATCGGGCATTTCTTATTGACGCTCTCTATTTCGGCCTTGGCCTGCGCCATTACCGAATTGCCCGACATTAGTTTCGTTGTCACGAAAAAAGCCAATCCGAAGGCAATCACGAACGTAATCACACTAAACAAAAGCCTTTTATGGTTTTTCTTGCCGGTTTCCATTAAGATCTATTTAAAAATTCGAGGACGCTGCCCGTGATGAAGGCGATCTGCTCGTCGTCGAGTTCCGTATGCATCGGCAATGAGATTACTTCTTTTACCAAACGGTTGGTCACCGGAAAATCGCTCTCGTTATAACGTGCATCAGCGTAGGCTTTCTGGGCGTGCAGTGCAATCGGGTAATAAATCGCGCAAGGAATGCCCTTGTCCAGCAGATGCTGCATCAGCCCATCGCGGTTGGCATCGACAATACGCAGTGTGTATTGGTGAAACACATGGCAATCGCAATTGTCGCAAATGGTTGGGGCAATGATATTCTTATGCCCTGCAAACGCCGCGGTATATTTGCGGGCCGCATTCTGGCGCGCCCTGCCATAGTCATCCAGGAATGGCAGTTTGGCGTTAAGGACGCCTGCCTGGATGCTGTCCAGGCGCGAGTTCACGCCCACCACATCATGGTGATAACGCTCATACATCCCATGATTGACTATACCGCGAAGCCTGTGTGCCAGTGCATCGTCATTGGTAAAGATGGCACCGCCGTCACCATAGCAGCCCAGGTTTTTTGAGGGAAAAAATGAGGTCGAAGCTACATGCCCGATGGTACCGGCTTTTTTGCGCGTCCCATCGGAAAATTTGCAATACGCGCCGATCGCCTGCGCGTTATCTTCTATGACATAGAGATTGTGCTCCTTCGCGATGGCCATGATGGCTTCCATGTTGGCTGCGCGGCCAAAGAGATGCACCGGGACGATAGCCTTAGTTCTTGGGGTAATGGCTTTTTTTATGGCCTCTATCGAAATGTTCATGTTGACAATATCCACGTCGACCAAAACCGGCGTCAGCCTGAGCAAGGCAATCACTTCAACCGTAGCGGCAAACGTAAAATCAGCCGTGATGACCTCGTCGCCCGGCTTCAGGTCCAGGCCCATCATGGCAATCTGCAGCGCATCGGTGCCGTTCGCACACGGAATAACATGCTTTACATCCAGATATTGCTCCAGGTTTTTCTGGAATTCATGGACCAACGGCCCGTTAATATATGTATTGGAATCAAGTACTTCCTGGATCGAAGCATTTACGGTTTCCTTTATGCGCTCATACTGCCCTTTCAGGTCAACCATCTGGATTTTTTTCATCGGATTTTGGTATTAAAAACAGGCAAAAATAAGAATTTAATAGGTGGCAACCAATGAAATTAATTTTATCTGCCGTATTTTAGCCCGACAAATTTCCGGCGATGATCCTGCTTTACAACCTTATTGTCCTGATGGCCTCGCAATTGGTAAAAGCCGCGGCTTTGTTCAGTCCGAAGATGAGACTTTTCGTTAACGGCAGGAGAAACGTTGTGGGAGAAATCCGGAATAAAATCGGACCATCGGACAGGACAATCTGGTTCCACACTGCCTCCCTGGGTGAGTTTGAACAGGGGCTTCCCGTCATGGAGGCCATAAAGGACAAATATCCGGACCACGGGATTGTCGTGACTTTCTTCTCTCCATCCGGCTACGAGGTCAGGAAAAACAATGCGATTGCCGATGTGACGGTGTACCTGCCTTTAGACACGCCGGGCAAAGTAACTTCTTTCCTCGACGCCGTGCATCCGGAGATGGCGTTTTTCGTGAAATATGAATTCTGGCCGAATTACCTCAGGCAATTAAAGCAACGGCGGATCCCGACCTATCTCATTTCCGGGATTTTCCGGGAAAACCAGGTATTTTTTAAATGGTACGGCGGTTTTTACAGAAAGGCTTT
The nucleotide sequence above comes from Flavobacterium magnum. Encoded proteins:
- a CDS encoding DUF6370 family protein, translated to MKKVFFIAFAFVSFAVSAQEKIKDKVVEVSCGECQFHMKGKGCDMAIRMDKKTYFVDGDKLDKHGDAHADDGMCNAIREAKVSGEIVGDRFKATSIELLPAKKKG
- a CDS encoding DegT/DnrJ/EryC1/StrS family aminotransferase, with amino-acid sequence MKKIQMVDLKGQYERIKETVNASIQEVLDSNTYINGPLVHEFQKNLEQYLDVKHVIPCANGTDALQIAMMGLDLKPGDEVITADFTFAATVEVIALLRLTPVLVDVDIVNMNISIEAIKKAITPRTKAIVPVHLFGRAANMEAIMAIAKEHNLYVIEDNAQAIGAYCKFSDGTRKKAGTIGHVASTSFFPSKNLGCYGDGGAIFTNDDALAHRLRGIVNHGMYERYHHDVVGVNSRLDSIQAGVLNAKLPFLDDYGRARQNAARKYTAAFAGHKNIIAPTICDNCDCHVFHQYTLRIVDANRDGLMQHLLDKGIPCAIYYPIALHAQKAYADARYNESDFPVTNRLVKEVISLPMHTELDDEQIAFITGSVLEFLNRS
- the fabD gene encoding ACP S-malonyltransferase, producing MKAYVFPGQGAQFTGMGKDLYETSELAKSLFEKANDILGFRITDIMFEGTAEELKQTNVTQPAVFLHSVILAKTLGGDFQPDMVAGHSLGEFSALVANGTLTFEDALKLVSQRAAAMQKACEITPSTMAAVLGLDDKIVEDVCASIDGVVVAANYNCPGQLVISGETTAVEKACEAMKAAGAKRALILPVGGAFHSPMMEPAREELAAAIEATAFSTPICPVYQNVTASAVSDPSEIKKNLIIQLTAPVKWTQSVQQMIKDGATSFTEIGPGKVLTGLVSKIDREVATENI
- the galE gene encoding UDP-glucose 4-epimerase GalE translates to MKIAVTGGLGFIGSHTAVELIGRGFEVIVIDNLSNASEQVLDGIEAIAGVRPIFEKIDLREKQDVVGFFKKYPDLKGVIHFAASKAVGESVQDPLLYYENNIGALVYLLQQLQQLAEANFIFSSSCTVYGQAVTMPITEAAPIQPAMSPYGNTKQVGEEIIRDVANISNINAVLLRYFNPIGAHASAEIGELPLGVPQNLVPFITQTAAGLRKEVSVYGADYPTNDGTCVRDYIHVVDVAKAHVIAMERLLNKQNVAKVETFNLGTGTGSSVLEVIHAFEKVSGKKLPYKLVERRPGDVIEAYADTRKANEILGWEAELSLEDAMRDAWNWERKIRTID
- the purT gene encoding formate-dependent phosphoribosylglycinamide formyltransferase — translated: MNKKILLLGSGELGKEFVIAAQRIGQTVIAVDSYENAPAMQVAHGFEVINMLDGNALDAIVAKHQPDFIVPEIEAIRTERFYDYEKQGITVVPSAKAANFTMNRKAIRDLAAKELGLKTANFRYATTAEELRKAVAEIGIPCVVKPLMSSSGKGQSTIKTESDIDKAWNYAVEGSRGDVVEVIVEAFVKFNSEITLLTVTQNNGPTLFCAPIGHRQERGDYQESWQPARISDKDLYEAQDMAEKVTEALGGAGLFGVEFFLADDGVYFSELSPRPHDTGMVTLAGTQNFNEFELHLRAILSLPIFEIKLEKVGASAVILASDNSDHPTFTGIENVAGLSKTDFRIFGKPTSRPYRRMGVVLTHDTLETDVEAVVEKAKSAAKLITVNS
- a CDS encoding pyridoxal phosphate-dependent aminotransferase: MNPLSDRINKLSTSQTLAMAALARELKSQGKDIISLSLGEPDFNTPDFIKEAAKKAIDENYSTYSPVDGYLELKEAICRKFKRDNDLDYKPGNIVVSTGAKQSLFNIAQVMINEGDEVILPAPYWVSYYEIIKIAGGVPVEVPTSVDSDFKITPEQLEKAITPKTKMIWYSSPCNPSGSVYNREELTALSKVLENHPQIYVVSDEIYEHINFSGTFCSIASIPGMFERTITVNGVAKAFAMTGWRIGYIGAPEIIAKACTKMQGQVTSGANSIAQRATITAVDADPSVLKDMVKAFHSRRDLVVGLIREIPGLKLNVPEGAFYVFPDVSSFFGKTLKGTKIKNADDFSMYLLAEANVATVTGDAFGNPDCIRISYATSEELLSEAMKRIKEALA